The following proteins are co-located in the Dermochelys coriacea isolate rDerCor1 chromosome 4, rDerCor1.pri.v4, whole genome shotgun sequence genome:
- the RTKN gene encoding rhotekin isoform X8, whose protein sequence is MFCRNHRSRVTVARGSALEMEIRRGRFRLSLLGDTPQDTDIQKKIDHELRMREGTCKLLAACTQREQALEATKSLLVCNSRIMAYMSELQRMKEVQVAQRTARRPSDAGPMDDRLPCRGKVCVSDLRIPLMWKDTEYFKNKGDLHRCAVFCLLQLGVEIYDTEMVLVDRTLTDICFENGVLFTEAGPDFELKVELYSVGLEEDSALGSTPKKLASKLSSSLGRSSGKRLRAALDGAPGSPVSNGGSSPLLLPAPSLVGPKYHLLAHTALSLAEVQDSFRTHDLAITSNEESSFWLPLYGSMCCRLAAQPNCMAQQMMCGFLKLQQQMGEQQSWARLYCVLRGSNLLCYRGPQDAEAPVEPALTIAINKETRIRATEKDPRNKLQSMSVTNRYGGEEVTHTLLAESRADTQRWMEAFWQHFYDLSQWKQCCDELMKIEVPSPRKPPALLAKQGSLYHEMALPGPAVPPSACEGLLLQDNAASAEIRALLSSYYSDSY, encoded by the exons GACACTGACATCCAAAAGAAGATTGACCATGAGCTCCGGATGCGCGAAGGCACCTGCAAGCTGCTGGCGGCCTGCACACAGCGGGAGCAGGCTCTGGAGGCAACCAAGAGCCTTCTGGTCTGCAACAGCCGCATCATGGCCTACATGTCTGAGCTGCAGCGCATGAAAGAGGTGCAGGTGGCGCAGAGGACGGCCCGGCG cccctcggACGCTGGCCCCATGGATGATCGCTTACCCTGCAGGGGAAAGGTCTGCGTGTCAG ATCTCCGGATCCCCTTGATGTGGAAGGACACGGAGTATTTCAAAAACAAGGGAG ACCTGCACCGCTGTGCCGTGTTCTGCCTGCTGCAGCTCGGCGTGGAGATCTATGACACTGAGATGGTGCTCGTGGACCGGACGCTCACCGACATCTGCTTCGAAAATGGGGTCCTCTT CACGGAGGCGGGCCCGGACTTCGAGCTGAAGGTGGAGCTGTACAGCgtggggctggaggaggactCTGCGCTCGGTAGCACCCCGAAGAAGTTGGCCAGCAAACTGAGCAGCTCGCTGGGACGCTCCTCCGGGAAACGGCTGCGTGCGGCGTTGGACGGGGCCCCGGGGAGCCCCGTGAGTAATGGGGGGagcagccccctcctgctgccGGCCCCCAGCTTGGT GGGCCCCAAGTACCACCTGCTGGCCCACACCGCGCTCTCCCTGGCTGAGGTTCAGGACAGCTTCCGCACCCATGACTTGGCCATCACCAGCAATG AGGAGAGCTCCTTCTGGCTGCCCCTCTATGGCAGCATGTGCTGCCGTCTGGCTGCCCAGCCCAACTGCATGGCCCAGCAGATGATGTGCGGCTTCTTGAAATTGCAA CAGCAGATGGGCGAGCAGCAGAGCTGGGCGCGGCTGTACTGCGTGCTGCGGGGCTCCAACCTCCTCTGCTACCGCGGGCCCCAGGACGCCGAGGCCCCGGTGGAGCCGGCGCTTACCATCGCCATCAACAag GAGACGCGGATCCGGGCCACGGAGAAGGACCCCAGGAACAAGCTGCAGAGCATGTCGGTGACCAACCgctatgggggggaggaggtgacgCACACGCTGCTGGCGGAGAGCCGGGCCGACACGCAGCGCTGGATGGAGGCCTTCTGGCAGCACTTCTATGATCTGA GCCAGTGGAAGCAGTGCTGCGATGAGCTCATGAAGATTGAGGTGCCGTCGCCACGCAAGCCCCCGGCCCTGCTGGCCAAGCAGGGCTCCCTGTACCACGAGATGG CTCTCCCTGGCCCTGCGGTGCCCCCCTCGGCCTGCGAGGGGCTCCTGCTCCAGGATAACGCTGCCTCCGCTGAGATTCGGGCGCTTCTCTCCTCCTATTACAGCGACAG CTATTGA
- the RTKN gene encoding rhotekin isoform X9: protein MFCRNHRSRVTVARGSALEMEIRRGRFRLSLLGDTPQDTDIQKKIDHELRMREGTCKLLAACTQREQALEATKSLLVCNSRIMAYMSELQRMKEVQVAQRTARRPSDAGPMDDRLPCRGKVCVSDLRIPLMWKDTEYFKNKGDLHRCAVFCLLQLGVEIYDTEMVLVDRTLTDICFENGVLFTEAGPDFELKVELYSVGLEEDSALGSTPKKLASKLSSSLGRSSGKRLRAALDGAPGSPVSNGGSSPLLLPAPSLVGPKYHLLAHTALSLAEVQDSFRTHDLAITSNEESSFWLPLYGSMCCRLAAQPNCMAQQMMCGFLKLQQMGEQQSWARLYCVLRGSNLLCYRGPQDAEAPVEPALTIAINKETRIRATEKDPRNKLQSMSVTNRYGGEEVTHTLLAESRADTQRWMEAFWQHFYDLSQWKQCCDELMKIEVPSPRKPPALLAKQGSLYHEMALPGPAVPPSACEGLLLQDNAASAEIRALLSSYYSDSY from the exons GACACTGACATCCAAAAGAAGATTGACCATGAGCTCCGGATGCGCGAAGGCACCTGCAAGCTGCTGGCGGCCTGCACACAGCGGGAGCAGGCTCTGGAGGCAACCAAGAGCCTTCTGGTCTGCAACAGCCGCATCATGGCCTACATGTCTGAGCTGCAGCGCATGAAAGAGGTGCAGGTGGCGCAGAGGACGGCCCGGCG cccctcggACGCTGGCCCCATGGATGATCGCTTACCCTGCAGGGGAAAGGTCTGCGTGTCAG ATCTCCGGATCCCCTTGATGTGGAAGGACACGGAGTATTTCAAAAACAAGGGAG ACCTGCACCGCTGTGCCGTGTTCTGCCTGCTGCAGCTCGGCGTGGAGATCTATGACACTGAGATGGTGCTCGTGGACCGGACGCTCACCGACATCTGCTTCGAAAATGGGGTCCTCTT CACGGAGGCGGGCCCGGACTTCGAGCTGAAGGTGGAGCTGTACAGCgtggggctggaggaggactCTGCGCTCGGTAGCACCCCGAAGAAGTTGGCCAGCAAACTGAGCAGCTCGCTGGGACGCTCCTCCGGGAAACGGCTGCGTGCGGCGTTGGACGGGGCCCCGGGGAGCCCCGTGAGTAATGGGGGGagcagccccctcctgctgccGGCCCCCAGCTTGGT GGGCCCCAAGTACCACCTGCTGGCCCACACCGCGCTCTCCCTGGCTGAGGTTCAGGACAGCTTCCGCACCCATGACTTGGCCATCACCAGCAATG AGGAGAGCTCCTTCTGGCTGCCCCTCTATGGCAGCATGTGCTGCCGTCTGGCTGCCCAGCCCAACTGCATGGCCCAGCAGATGATGTGCGGCTTCTTGAAATTGCAA CAGATGGGCGAGCAGCAGAGCTGGGCGCGGCTGTACTGCGTGCTGCGGGGCTCCAACCTCCTCTGCTACCGCGGGCCCCAGGACGCCGAGGCCCCGGTGGAGCCGGCGCTTACCATCGCCATCAACAag GAGACGCGGATCCGGGCCACGGAGAAGGACCCCAGGAACAAGCTGCAGAGCATGTCGGTGACCAACCgctatgggggggaggaggtgacgCACACGCTGCTGGCGGAGAGCCGGGCCGACACGCAGCGCTGGATGGAGGCCTTCTGGCAGCACTTCTATGATCTGA GCCAGTGGAAGCAGTGCTGCGATGAGCTCATGAAGATTGAGGTGCCGTCGCCACGCAAGCCCCCGGCCCTGCTGGCCAAGCAGGGCTCCCTGTACCACGAGATGG CTCTCCCTGGCCCTGCGGTGCCCCCCTCGGCCTGCGAGGGGCTCCTGCTCCAGGATAACGCTGCCTCCGCTGAGATTCGGGCGCTTCTCTCCTCCTATTACAGCGACAG CTATTGA
- the RTKN gene encoding rhotekin isoform X10 codes for MDTTARDRFAEMQDRLRILEDLNMLYIRQIALSLQDTDIQKKIDHELRMREGTCKLLAACTQREQALEATKSLLVCNSRIMAYMSELQRMKEVQVAQRTARRPSDAGPMDDRLPCRGKVCVSDLRIPLMWKDTEYFKNKGDLHRCAVFCLLQLGVEIYDTEMVLVDRTLTDICFENGVLFTEAGPDFELKVELYSVGLEEDSALGSTPKKLASKLSSSLGRSSGKRLRAALDGAPGSPVSNGGSSPLLLPAPSLVGPKYHLLAHTALSLAEVQDSFRTHDLAITSNEESSFWLPLYGSMCCRLAAQPNCMAQQMMCGFLKLQQQMGEQQSWARLYCVLRGSNLLCYRGPQDAEAPVEPALTIAINKETRIRATEKDPRNKLQSMSVTNRYGGEEVTHTLLAESRADTQRWMEAFWQHFYDLSQWKQCCDELMKIEVPSPRKPPALLAKQGSLYHEMALPGPAVPPSACEGLLLQDNAASAEIRALLSSYYSDSY; via the exons ATGGACACGACGGCGAGGGACAGGTTTGCAGAGATGCAGGACAGGCTTCGGATCCTTGAAGACCTCAACATGTTGTACATCCGGCAGATAGCGCTCAGCCTGCAG GACACTGACATCCAAAAGAAGATTGACCATGAGCTCCGGATGCGCGAAGGCACCTGCAAGCTGCTGGCGGCCTGCACACAGCGGGAGCAGGCTCTGGAGGCAACCAAGAGCCTTCTGGTCTGCAACAGCCGCATCATGGCCTACATGTCTGAGCTGCAGCGCATGAAAGAGGTGCAGGTGGCGCAGAGGACGGCCCGGCG cccctcggACGCTGGCCCCATGGATGATCGCTTACCCTGCAGGGGAAAGGTCTGCGTGTCAG ATCTCCGGATCCCCTTGATGTGGAAGGACACGGAGTATTTCAAAAACAAGGGAG ACCTGCACCGCTGTGCCGTGTTCTGCCTGCTGCAGCTCGGCGTGGAGATCTATGACACTGAGATGGTGCTCGTGGACCGGACGCTCACCGACATCTGCTTCGAAAATGGGGTCCTCTT CACGGAGGCGGGCCCGGACTTCGAGCTGAAGGTGGAGCTGTACAGCgtggggctggaggaggactCTGCGCTCGGTAGCACCCCGAAGAAGTTGGCCAGCAAACTGAGCAGCTCGCTGGGACGCTCCTCCGGGAAACGGCTGCGTGCGGCGTTGGACGGGGCCCCGGGGAGCCCCGTGAGTAATGGGGGGagcagccccctcctgctgccGGCCCCCAGCTTGGT GGGCCCCAAGTACCACCTGCTGGCCCACACCGCGCTCTCCCTGGCTGAGGTTCAGGACAGCTTCCGCACCCATGACTTGGCCATCACCAGCAATG AGGAGAGCTCCTTCTGGCTGCCCCTCTATGGCAGCATGTGCTGCCGTCTGGCTGCCCAGCCCAACTGCATGGCCCAGCAGATGATGTGCGGCTTCTTGAAATTGCAA CAGCAGATGGGCGAGCAGCAGAGCTGGGCGCGGCTGTACTGCGTGCTGCGGGGCTCCAACCTCCTCTGCTACCGCGGGCCCCAGGACGCCGAGGCCCCGGTGGAGCCGGCGCTTACCATCGCCATCAACAag GAGACGCGGATCCGGGCCACGGAGAAGGACCCCAGGAACAAGCTGCAGAGCATGTCGGTGACCAACCgctatgggggggaggaggtgacgCACACGCTGCTGGCGGAGAGCCGGGCCGACACGCAGCGCTGGATGGAGGCCTTCTGGCAGCACTTCTATGATCTGA GCCAGTGGAAGCAGTGCTGCGATGAGCTCATGAAGATTGAGGTGCCGTCGCCACGCAAGCCCCCGGCCCTGCTGGCCAAGCAGGGCTCCCTGTACCACGAGATGG CTCTCCCTGGCCCTGCGGTGCCCCCCTCGGCCTGCGAGGGGCTCCTGCTCCAGGATAACGCTGCCTCCGCTGAGATTCGGGCGCTTCTCTCCTCCTATTACAGCGACAG CTATTGA
- the RTKN gene encoding rhotekin isoform X5 produces the protein MSPFPPHSPRCELLEPPAQPWSCRETAPADPPSPAGSPAPSRPCAQHWLRRELDITLLSSPSPFVSRQASAAELARPRSHAQAGGNGPGRWHAGGTRLGGGARRQLGAPSMDSCRIGKDTDIQKKIDHELRMREGTCKLLAACTQREQALEATKSLLVCNSRIMAYMSELQRMKEVQVAQRTARRPSDAGPMDDRLPCRGKVCVSDLRIPLMWKDTEYFKNKGDLHRCAVFCLLQLGVEIYDTEMVLVDRTLTDICFENGVLFTEAGPDFELKVELYSVGLEEDSALGSTPKKLASKLSSSLGRSSGKRLRAALDGAPGSPVSNGGSSPLLLPAPSLVGPKYHLLAHTALSLAEVQDSFRTHDLAITSNEESSFWLPLYGSMCCRLAAQPNCMAQQMMCGFLKLQQQMGEQQSWARLYCVLRGSNLLCYRGPQDAEAPVEPALTIAINKETRIRATEKDPRNKLQSMSVTNRYGGEEVTHTLLAESRADTQRWMEAFWQHFYDLSQWKQCCDELMKIEVPSPRKPPALLAKQGSLYHEMALPGPAVPPSACEGLLLQDNAASAEIRALLSSYYSDSY, from the exons ATGTCACCATTTCCTCCGCACTCTCCACGGTGTGAATTGCTGGAGCCGCCGGCTCAGCCTTGGAGCTGCCGGGAAACGGCTCCTGCtgatcccccttcccctgctggctccccggccccctcccgcccctgcgCCCAGCACTGGCTCCGCAGGGAGCTTGACATCACACTGCTCAGCTCTCCCTCGCCCTTCGTCAGCCGCCAGGCCAGCGCTGCAGAGCTCGCCAGGCCCCGGAGCCATGCACAGGCTGGGGGCAATGGGCCGGGGCGCTGGCATGCGGGGGGCACGCGGCTAGGAGGGGGAGCCCgcaggcagctgggagctcccagCATGGACAGCTGCAGGATCGGCAAA GACACTGACATCCAAAAGAAGATTGACCATGAGCTCCGGATGCGCGAAGGCACCTGCAAGCTGCTGGCGGCCTGCACACAGCGGGAGCAGGCTCTGGAGGCAACCAAGAGCCTTCTGGTCTGCAACAGCCGCATCATGGCCTACATGTCTGAGCTGCAGCGCATGAAAGAGGTGCAGGTGGCGCAGAGGACGGCCCGGCG cccctcggACGCTGGCCCCATGGATGATCGCTTACCCTGCAGGGGAAAGGTCTGCGTGTCAG ATCTCCGGATCCCCTTGATGTGGAAGGACACGGAGTATTTCAAAAACAAGGGAG ACCTGCACCGCTGTGCCGTGTTCTGCCTGCTGCAGCTCGGCGTGGAGATCTATGACACTGAGATGGTGCTCGTGGACCGGACGCTCACCGACATCTGCTTCGAAAATGGGGTCCTCTT CACGGAGGCGGGCCCGGACTTCGAGCTGAAGGTGGAGCTGTACAGCgtggggctggaggaggactCTGCGCTCGGTAGCACCCCGAAGAAGTTGGCCAGCAAACTGAGCAGCTCGCTGGGACGCTCCTCCGGGAAACGGCTGCGTGCGGCGTTGGACGGGGCCCCGGGGAGCCCCGTGAGTAATGGGGGGagcagccccctcctgctgccGGCCCCCAGCTTGGT GGGCCCCAAGTACCACCTGCTGGCCCACACCGCGCTCTCCCTGGCTGAGGTTCAGGACAGCTTCCGCACCCATGACTTGGCCATCACCAGCAATG AGGAGAGCTCCTTCTGGCTGCCCCTCTATGGCAGCATGTGCTGCCGTCTGGCTGCCCAGCCCAACTGCATGGCCCAGCAGATGATGTGCGGCTTCTTGAAATTGCAA CAGCAGATGGGCGAGCAGCAGAGCTGGGCGCGGCTGTACTGCGTGCTGCGGGGCTCCAACCTCCTCTGCTACCGCGGGCCCCAGGACGCCGAGGCCCCGGTGGAGCCGGCGCTTACCATCGCCATCAACAag GAGACGCGGATCCGGGCCACGGAGAAGGACCCCAGGAACAAGCTGCAGAGCATGTCGGTGACCAACCgctatgggggggaggaggtgacgCACACGCTGCTGGCGGAGAGCCGGGCCGACACGCAGCGCTGGATGGAGGCCTTCTGGCAGCACTTCTATGATCTGA GCCAGTGGAAGCAGTGCTGCGATGAGCTCATGAAGATTGAGGTGCCGTCGCCACGCAAGCCCCCGGCCCTGCTGGCCAAGCAGGGCTCCCTGTACCACGAGATGG CTCTCCCTGGCCCTGCGGTGCCCCCCTCGGCCTGCGAGGGGCTCCTGCTCCAGGATAACGCTGCCTCCGCTGAGATTCGGGCGCTTCTCTCCTCCTATTACAGCGACAG CTATTGA